CAGCGTCATGTGCGCTCCCTTGTGGAATCTGACATCTTGAAACCCACCGACGGCCTTTGGAAAATTGCCTTCCTCTACGGAGATGAATGGCAACACTGGCGCAAAGAGTTGGAAGAGTTTGAATTTAAAATGCAGGATCCCGTCAGCGACTTATTGCGAGTTGAGGTGTGGGAAGAAGATTAAGAGGGGTATCAACTTAAGCCGGGACAGTGGGGCGCGGAGCGCCCCACTGTCCCGTTAATCTTGTTCCGCTTTAAGGGGGAACCCCTAAGAGGATGGTTGGAAATATAGGTTAGATCCATCAAAGTCTTGAAATCTCCCTGCATTCCCCTGAAAAACAGTGGAGAATGCCCCTCTTTATAACCTGGCTCACGATAACCTGACTCACGATAACCTGGCTCACGGTTACCCCTGCCCTAGGACATTGAGGCGAGATCCGAACCATGGACCCATCTGGATTTCCAACTATCTTCCCCAGAGCTTGCTCCCAATCTCCTGCCGCTATATAGCAGTCCTAAATGGGTCGTGTGGTGTGCCCCCGGAGAGCGCACACCATACAAAGGGTTTCAGCCGTTGAGATCCTTACAACTGATTTAGAATTGCTGTATTTGCCGTCTCTGTCGCCACAACAGCACGTGCGATCGATCTGGTTGACTGACAAAAAATTCTGCCTTGGGCGCGGAAACCATGGCCCTACCGGGTTTTGGTTGGTGTAGGGTTTAGGAAACTTGACCCTGCCTATACCCCAAGTTGCCCTAATCCCCTAGCCCTTAGGGGATTCAGATCCTGATGACCACCTTGCACCCTTGCCTAGCCCCATGACTGGATCCCCTGCCCCTGACTTCCGCATAGAAACCGACTCCATGGGCGATCGCCAGATTCCCGCCCACACCTACTACGGCATCCAAACCCTCCGCGCCCTGGAAAACTTTCCCATTAGTGGCCTTAAGCCCCTGCCCACCTACGTGGATGCCTGTGTCTTGATTAAAAAGGCCACAGCCTTGGTCAATGGCGAACTGGGCTGTATTCCCCAAGATATCAGCGCCGCCATTGTCGAAGCCGCCGATGAAGTGTTGCAAGGACAGTGGCGGGATCAGTTCGTGGTCGATGTCTACCAAGCGGGAGCCGGAACCTCCCACCACATGAATGTCAACGAGGTGCTGGCCAACCGAGCCTTGGAGATCCTAGGGGCTGAAAAAGGCCAATATCAACGGCTTAGCCCCAACGATCATGTCAATTATGGCCAGTCCACCAACGATGTCATTCCCACGGCCATTCGCATTGGCGGACTCCTGGCTCTGCACCACAGTCTTGATCCGGCCCTAGAGGGGGCGATCGCCATCCTGGAGCAAAAAGCTGAGGAGTTCCAGGATGTCATCAAGTCCGGGCGTACCCACTTGCAAGATGCCGTTCCGGTGCGATTGGGGGAAAACTTCCGAGCTTGGCGCTATATTTTGCAGGATCACCAACGACGGATCCACAGCGCCGCTGCTGATCTCTATGCCTTAGGGCTGGGGGGCAGTGCCGCCGGTACGGGTCTCAACACCCATCCCCACTATGCCCAGCGGGTGGCCAGTGTCCTGGCGGAACTGACGGGGCAACCCCTAACCCCCGCACCCCACCCCATGGCGGCAATGCAAACCATGGCTCCCTTTGTGGCGGTTTCCGGGAGCTTGCGCAACCTGGCCCAGGATTTGGTCAAAATTTCCCATGATTTGCGCCTCATGGACTCCGGACCCAAGACCGGGTTTAAGGAAATTCAACTACCCCCGGTGCAACCCGGTTCTTCGATCATGCCGGGGAAATATAACCCGGTTATGGCAGAAATGACCTCTATGGTCTGTTTTCAAGTGATGGGCTATGACAGTGCCATTGCCCTAGCCGCCCAGGCGGGCCAGTTGGAACTGAATGTGATGATGCCCCTCATTGCCTATGACTTAATCCACAGCATTGAAATTCTCGGCCATACCCTGGGGGCGTTGGCTAACCGTTGTCTGGGGGGTATTACGGCCAACCGCGATCGCTGCTTGGCCTATGCAGAAGGCAGCCTAGCCCTGGTCACAGCCCTCAATCCCCACATGGGTTACCTCAATGCCGCCGCCGTGGCCAAGGAGTCCCTAACGACGGGCAAATCCCTGCGGCAAATTGTCCTCGATCAGGGCTTGATGACCCCAGCGGAATTGGCCCAGGTTCTCGATCTCGAAGCCATGTCCCAACTCCAGGGCACCCCCCCCACCCCCTAGGGCGACCCTAAAGCCATGCCCCGCGATCTACGGTTAGACGATAAACTAATGACAGGAACCTAATCCTGTACCCAATCCTGAGAGAACCAAGCTTTTATGATTCCCATCGTTGTTGAAGAGTCCG
This region of Prochlorothrix hollandica PCC 9006 = CALU 1027 genomic DNA includes:
- a CDS encoding DUF4327 family protein, which codes for MATKQILHPMVKLQRHVRSLVESDILKPTDGLWKIAFLYGDEWQHWRKELEEFEFKMQDPVSDLLRVEVWEED
- a CDS encoding aspartate ammonia-lyase; the encoded protein is MTGSPAPDFRIETDSMGDRQIPAHTYYGIQTLRALENFPISGLKPLPTYVDACVLIKKATALVNGELGCIPQDISAAIVEAADEVLQGQWRDQFVVDVYQAGAGTSHHMNVNEVLANRALEILGAEKGQYQRLSPNDHVNYGQSTNDVIPTAIRIGGLLALHHSLDPALEGAIAILEQKAEEFQDVIKSGRTHLQDAVPVRLGENFRAWRYILQDHQRRIHSAAADLYALGLGGSAAGTGLNTHPHYAQRVASVLAELTGQPLTPAPHPMAAMQTMAPFVAVSGSLRNLAQDLVKISHDLRLMDSGPKTGFKEIQLPPVQPGSSIMPGKYNPVMAEMTSMVCFQVMGYDSAIALAAQAGQLELNVMMPLIAYDLIHSIEILGHTLGALANRCLGGITANRDRCLAYAEGSLALVTALNPHMGYLNAAAVAKESLTTGKSLRQIVLDQGLMTPAELAQVLDLEAMSQLQGTPPTP